Proteins encoded in a region of the Sander lucioperca isolate FBNREF2018 chromosome 18, SLUC_FBN_1.2, whole genome shotgun sequence genome:
- the adi1 gene encoding 1,2-dihydroxy-3-keto-5-methylthiopentene dioxygenase, whose protein sequence is MATALEAWYMDSCDEEDQRKPHRLNPNRPVSLDDLKKLGVFHWKLNADIYETDPELEQIRKDQGYSYMDIISIHKDTLPNYEEKLKMFFEEHLHLDDEIRYILDGHAYFDVRDKEDRWIRIAMSKGDLITLPAGIYHRFTLDENNYTKAMRLFVGEPVWKAYNRPADDFDVRQKYTASLQGS, encoded by the exons ATGGCTACGGCGTTAGAAGCCTGGTACATGGACAGCTGCGATGAAGAGGACCAGAGAAAGCCGCACAGACTGAACCCAAACCGGCCCGTTTCCCTGGACGACTTGAAAAAGCTCGGGGTTTTTCACTGGAAG CTGAATGCTGATATCTATGAAACAGACCCAGAGCTGGAGCAGATCCGTAAAGACCAAGGCTACTCCTATATGGATATTATCTCCATTCACAAGGACACACTACCTAACTATGAGGAAAAG CTCAAGATGTTCTTTGAGGAGCACCTGCACTTGGATGATGAGATCCGCTACATCCTGGACGGCCATGCCTACTTTGACGTCCGGGACAAAGAAGACCGATGGATCCGAATCGCCATGAGCAAGGGGGACCTGATCACCCTGCCGGCCGGCATTTACCACCGCTTCACCCTGGATGAGAAT AACTACACCAAAGCCATGAGGCTGTTTGTGGGGGAGCCAGTGTGGAAAGCTTACAACCGGCCCGCTGATGACTTTGACGTCCGCCAGAAGTACACGGCTTCTCTGCAGGGATCCTGA